The genomic stretch aaTCCAGAGAAACAAAAAGGGCACAAATTCACAGAAAAGAGGAGCGAAAAGCAGAGGAACAACCATCGGCTTCGTTCCTGCACAAAAAAGGAACAACCCAGAAATCAGTCAAAATAAATCCAGCCAGCGTCTTCATCATCTCAAAAGCTACGGGAACACGAAAGCAATCGGTGAACACAGAagcaaaggaaagaagaagaacgaGCAGAAGAGAAAAGGTAGTGTCGGCCAGCCAGAGCTTCACCATCGTCTTCATCGCCTCACAGAGCAGGTACGCCGTTCCCCTCCATTTCTGTTCTCCGTTCAAATTGAGTTGCAATtacactgtgcgaaggtaatttaattacctttgcACAGATCAAGGCACGCGTGAACTCACTTCAAATCTtatcatttctatttatttaataaaaaaaaattaaacacaatgtAACGTGATGTTACTTGCTCCCCTGGCACATGACAGTCTTCAAGTACTATATGGAAGGCAGGGGAGCATAAAGGATTTACTGGTTTTTCTTACCCTTTTATGCTAAGCAATGCAGGAAccaaattaaatgttattttattgattatgtCTTCGATATTAGTTTGATGGGTTCGGTATTAGTCTgattaataattatttcttgATTAAAAGTTTACACAGATGCATGCTTCCTCTCTCTCACGAATATTTTCAATGGTGAATTTCTCAACCCCAGAATAATGAAAAGAGTCATGAaatgttgatttatatttggaatCTACGGTTTGCAGCTTCATTTCTTGGTATAAAATCTCCAATGCAGTACAAATGGAGAAGAACGGTACAAAAATCTGGTCTAAGATCTGGGATGAACTTCGGATTTTGGAGGGACTCGAGTGTTTGATGCATTCATCAATGCAACAAATATGGCTTCCCAAATTGGTTTTTATCAGCAGTTGCTTTAAGAAAAAGTTTAAACCAAACAAGACCTCAACTCTTCCATTGCCCTGGTGTCCCTAGCAGGCAATGACTACCCTAAACTACATTGCTGTTCTGTGTGTGCTCATGGTGCTAGACTGATAGGGGAGGTAATCTGTGGCAATACAACATATCACTGTCTCTTAACTAATTTTTCAGAATCAACAACATATAATGATccattaattaactaatttttcagAATCAACAACATATGATGATCCATTAATTAACTATTTAATCAGTTAATTCTAAAAAACCAGAACAAAACAGTATCTTGTTATCAACGTTAGGATTTACCAGCCTTCACAACATCGCTTATCAGAATTGACAGCCTTCTGCCTGCCTGAAAAGAATAGCAGTGACAACATCGTGGCCTCTTGGATGCCTGCCCATATTGACAGCCTTCTCTTCATATCAGAATTACAGTGAGACGTGGAATATTGCCTCCAAGTTCCACAACCAGAAATTGCAGCAAGCAATACGAAGGATGAACAGTGAGAGCAGGGTATGCACGTACGACACTCTGAATCTCTATACTGCATTCATGTCCAAACAGAATAATGCGCGAAACTTGAAGCTCAGGACTCTCCTTATTCCATGTTGTGTGGGTGTGACAAGCAACTTTGATAGGACTGGAGCAAAAAAGTATGTGGTGTGCGAGAAGCCAGAGAATG from Populus alba chromosome 8, ASM523922v2, whole genome shotgun sequence encodes the following:
- the LOC140955849 gene encoding LOW QUALITY PROTEIN: GDSL esterase/lipase At5g03610-like (The sequence of the model RefSeq protein was modified relative to this genomic sequence to represent the inferred CDS: substituted 2 bases at 2 genomic stop codons), translated to MASQIGFYQQLLXEKVXTKQDLNSSIALVSLAGNDYPKLHCCSVCAHGARLIGEVICGNTTYHCLLTNFSESTTYNDPLPSACLKRIAVTTSWPLGCLPILTAFSSYQNYSETWNIASKFHNQKLQQAIRRMNSESRVCTYDTLNLYTAFMSKQNNARNLKLRTLLIPCCVGVTSNFDRTGAKKYVVCEKPENDWHESSCLWNPHFVNSIRNIQRKKNILRRKLAAFMHDFISLLALVVSSLIT